The Pecten maximus chromosome 14, xPecMax1.1, whole genome shotgun sequence genome includes a region encoding these proteins:
- the LOC117341938 gene encoding uncharacterized protein LOC117341938, protein MWTKAMRPTRWGIHVLLLMTVSLISLVNAETTVFLDSIDDCNKRHTIYNSSIVIRAHKSKVLPNPLITCNVIIDGTDNTDSNVVLEITQTSVSITDCGFVLDIYDGEDTSSSPLKSVSCWSRSTGVLYTRGKIVMFYLHRPMDLFQPTNDFSMKVNVGRIEEPDDDMF, encoded by the exons CAATGCGACCAACTCGTTGGGGTATACATGTACTGCTTCTTATGACTGTCAGCCTCATATCATTGGTTAACGCTGAAACGACAG TGTTCCTCGACTCGATAGATGACTGCAACAAAAGGCACACCATTTATAATTCTAGTATTGTGATCAGAGCCCACAAATCTAAAGTATTGCCCAACCCTCTGATAACCTGTAACGTGATCATAGATGGTACGGATAACACGGACAGCAATGTCGTACTCGAGATTACACAGACGTCCGTCTCTATAACTGACTGTGGCTTTGTACTCGATATCTATGATGGGGAGGACACCAGCAGTTCGCCACTG AAAAGTGTGTCTTGTTGGTCAAGGAGTACCGGTGTGCTTTACACAAGGGGAAAGATTGTCATGTTTTATCTTCATCGACCAATGGACTTATTCCAGCCAACCAACGACTTCAGCATGAAAGTGAATGTAGGACGTATTGAGGAGCCTGACGATGATATGTTCTAA